From the Solanum lycopersicum chromosome 10, SLM_r2.1 genome, one window contains:
- the LOC101260286 gene encoding bZIP transcription factor TGA10-like — translation MDSSNHQISFINQHQFFHDPRQQQQMENHKNHQISFGLSSANPGNFINKENNGGAYDLGELDQALFLYLDGQDPSSSSIQDHRQNNYGMRPPTLNIFPSQPMHIEPSSTKANNNEQVSQATNGSKKSSQPSMDKSEPPKVTKGEGSRKVSTSSPEQDAPKTSDPKTLRRLAQNREAARKSRIRKKAYVQQLETSRIRLTQLEHEIQRARSQGFHVGGNVLLGGDQGFQLINRTNISSDAAVFDLEYARWLEEHHRLICELRNAVHEEQLQEDELRIYVENCVVHYDNIMNLKGMLAKSDVFHLVSGLWKSPAERCFLWIGDFRPSEILKIIMCQIEALTENQLLGMCGLQKSTQEAEDALSQGLETLNQSLSDTIIASDALILGNNNENMGNYMALAINQLSIVEAFLRQADNLRHQTIHRLHQILTTRQAARCFIAIGDYFHRLRALSSLWLTRPRHE, via the exons ATGGATTCTTCTAACCATCaaatttctttcatcaatcaACACCAGTTTTTTCACGATCCtcgtcaacaacaacaaatgGAAAATCATAAGAATCATCAGATCTCTTTTGGATTATCGTCAGCTAATCCTGGGAACTTCAT AAACAAAGAGAATAATGGTGGAGCTTATGATTTAGGTGAACTAGATCAAGCACTATTTCTATATCTTGATGGACAAGATCCTTCCTCTTCATCAATTCAAGATCATAGAC AGAATAATTATGGAATGAGGCCACCAACTCTCAACATTTTTCCATCACAACCAATGCATATTGAGCCATCTTCAACAAAG GCAAATAATAATGAACAAGTTTCTCAAGCTACAAATGGTTCCAAAAAATCATCTCAACCATCAATGGACAAAAGTGAACCACCCAAAGTTACTAAG ggAGAGGGAAGTCGtaaggtttcaacttcaagtcCTGAGCAAGACGCGCCCAAAACATCAGATCCCAAG ACATTAAGGAGACTTGCTCAGAATAGAGAGGCAGCAAGGAAAAGCAGAATTAGGAAAAag GCTTATGTTCAACAGCTAGAGACAAGTAGAATAAGGCTCACTCAATTGGAGCATGAAATACAAAGAGCCAGATCTCAA GGATTTCATGTTGGAGGAAATGTTCTTCTAGGAGGAGACCAAGGCTTTCAACTTATTAATAGGACCAATATCAGCTCAG ATGCTGCAGTATTCGATTTGGAGTATGCAAGATGGCTGGAAGAACATCATCGACTCATATGTGAACTTAGAAATGCAGTACATGAAGAACAATTGCAGGAGGATGAACTTCGTATTTACGTCGAAAATTGTGTGGTACATTATGACAATATAATGAACTTGAAGGGCATGCTTGCAAAATCTGATGTGTTTCATTTGGTTTCTGGCTTGTGGAAGTCTCCCGCTGAACGTTGCTTCTTGTGGATTGGCGATTTTCGTCCATCCGAAATTCTCAAA ATTATAATGTGTCAAATAGAGGCACTAACAGAAAACCAATTGTTGGGAATGTGTGGATTACAAAAATCAACACAAGAAGCTGAGGATGCTTTGTCACAAGGATTAGAGACTTTGAACCAGTCATTATCAGATACAATAATTGCCTCAGATGCATTAATATTGggtaataataatgaaaatatgggAAACTACATGGCTCTTGCTATTAACCAACTCTCCATTGTTGAAGCCTTCCTCAGACag gCCGATAATTTGAGGCACCAAACGATTCATCGGCTGCACCAAATTTTAACTACTCGTCAAGCCGCGAGGTGTTTTATAGCAATCGGCGATTATTTCCATCGGCTTCGAGCCCTCAGCTCGCTTTGGCTGACGCGTCCTCGTCACGAATAA
- the LOC101260887 gene encoding protein POLYCHOME, which produces MAEGRDRLSRQEDPIDIYSRRRRSMGRGGIEIFEDESPESSSRAPIQTTAEAGRMAGTSGGRGGIGRIGFGSPRNRRGRNLFRTPARVIGRQNISPTGQGRNRGRHSVLPAWYPRTPLRDITSIVRAIERTRARLRESEGEQLESVVPQDHTDLGPSESTSGAQLEHTNSLITPRPKTRSRYHTRSVGKVPKILLDITNQSTSEDAECLTPQRKLLNSIDTVEKHVMEELHKLKRTPSARKQERDKRVKTLMSMR; this is translated from the exons ATGGCCGAAGGAAGAGACAGATTATCTAGGCAAGAAGACCCAATAGACATCTACAGTCGTCGACGGAGATCAATGGGCAGAGGTGGCATTGAGATCTTCGAGGATGAATCACCAGAAAGCTCTTCCAGAGCTCCTATACAGACTACAGCAGAAGCAGGGAGAATGGCAGGCACCAGTGGTGGTCGTGGTGGTATTGGAAGGATTGGTTTTGGGTCGCCAAGGAATAGACGTGGACGAAACTTGTTTCGAACTCCAGCCAGGGTGATTGGTCGTCAGAACATTTCGCCAACAGGCCAGGGGAGAAATCGAGGGCGTCACAGTGTCCTTCCAGCTTGGTATCCAAGAACTCCTCTCCGTGATATTACTTCCATTGTCAGG GCCATTGAAAGAACAAGAGCTCGCTTGAGAGAAAGTGAAGGTGAACAACTTGAGAGTGTTGTCCCCCAGGATCATACTGATCTTGGTCCTTCTGAATCAACATCAGGTGCTCAACTTGAGCACACTAATTCTTTGATCACGCCACGTCCAAAAACCAGAAGCAGATACCATACCAGATCTGTTGGTAAAGTGCCAAAGATATTGCTTGATATCACCAATCAGAGTACTTCAGAAGACGCTGAATGCCTCACACCACAAAGAAAGCTGCTGAACTCAATTGACACTGTTGAGAAACATGTTATGGAAGAGCTGCATAAATTGAAGAGGACCCCAAGTGCCAGGAAACAAGAGAGGGACAAAAGAGTTAAAACTTTAATGTCAATGCGCTGA